A part of Aegilops tauschii subsp. strangulata cultivar AL8/78 chromosome 2, Aet v6.0, whole genome shotgun sequence genomic DNA contains:
- the LOC109774139 gene encoding trehalose 6-phosphate phosphatase RA3 has product MTNHAAFAAEDAVTAVAAPAQPGRHFASFPPRRARDCRKASLGRMDLATSAVVMAGSLLDSMKASSPRHAMSPTGADQEEWIENHPSALEWFEGVLAAAEGKQIVMFLDYDGTLSPIVEDPDRAVMTEEMREAVRGVAQHFPTAIVSGRCRDKVFNFVKLEELYYAGSHGMDIKGPTKVSNHKAKADEVLCQPATKFLPVIQKVYKTLTAKMESIPGAMVENNKFCLSVHFRCVEEAEWDALGREVKAVLDVYEDLEITEGRKVLEIRPTIEWHKGKALLFLLECLGFAGRGDVFPIYIGDDRTDEDAFEVLRNMGQGIGILVTKFPKETSASYSLREPAEVKEFLHKLVKSNETKKG; this is encoded by the exons ATGACGAACCACGCCGCCTTTGCTGCCGAGGACGCGGTCACCGCCGTGGCGGCGCCGGCGCAGCCGGGTCGCCATTTCGCGTCCTTCCCGCCGCGGAGGGCGCGCGACTGCAGGAAGGCCTCCCTGGGCCGCATGGACCTCGCCACCTCGGCGGTGGTGATGGCCGGGTCTCTGCTGGACTCGATGAAGGCCTCCTCGCCCCGCCACGCCATGTCCCCCACCGGCGCCGACCAAGAGGAGTGGATC GAGAATCACCCGTCAGCATTGGAGTGGTTCGAGGGCGTGCTGGCGGCGGCCGAGGGGAAGCAGATCGTCATGTTCCTCGACTACGACGGCACCCTTTCGCCGATCGTCGAGGACCCTGACCGCGCCGTCATGACTGAGGAG ATGAGGGAGGCGGTGAGGGGCGTCGCGCAGCATTTCCCGACGGCCATCGTGAGCGGGCGATGCAGAGACAAG GTGTTCAACTTTGTGAAACTGGAGGAGCTGTACTATGCCGGGAGCCACGGCATGGACATCAAGGGCCCCACCAAAGTGTCTAACCACAAGGCAAAG GCTGACGAGGTTCTGTGCCAGCCGGCGACCAAGTTCTTGCCTGTCATCCAGAAG GTGTATAAGACGCTGACGGCGAAGATGGAGTCCATCCCGGGGGCCATGGTGGAGAACAACAAGTTCTGCCTCTCGGTGCACTTCCGCTGCGTCGAGGAGGCGGAGTGGGACGCTCTTGGGAGGGAGGTGAAGGCGGTGCTGGACGTCTACGAGGACCTCGAGATCACCGAGGGAAGAAAGGTCCTAGAGATCCGGCCCACCATCGAGTGGCACAAGGGGAAGGCCCTTCTGTTCTTGCTTGAGTGTCTTG GCTTTGCGGGGCGTGGCGACGTTTTCCCGATATACATCGGGGATGACCGCACAGACGAGGATGCGTTCGAA GTGCTGCGCAACATGGGACAAGGCATCGGGATCCTTGTGACAAAGTTTCCAAAGGAGACTAGCGCATCCTATTCTCTGCGTGAGCCTGCTGAG GTAAAGGAGTTCCTGCACAAGCTGGTGAAGAGCAACGAGACAAAGAAGGGTTAA